DNA from Campylobacter sp. RM5004:
TACCTATACCTAATTTAGCATTATCGTTTGTATAAGTATAAGAATTTCTTTTAGTAGCTGAAATCTCTAATAAAGTCATTCTCAAAACACCTTTTATGAAGTTTTTATCTAATACTATTTCTTCTTTTTCTAATATTATTTGCATACAAGCTATTGCAGTTGAAATAACCTTTACAGCTAGTGTTCTATTTACAAAATAAGTATGCTCAGTAAGTAAGTAGCCATACCAAGAAAGAACTTTATAAGGGCAAGTATCTTCAATGGCGATATTGTGCTTTTTAGCATAATTTATGTAATGTTCTATAACTTTATCAGCTAAATTCTTTGAAAGCTCACTTGCAAAAATAATATCGGTATAATGTTTATCGTTGTTTTGAACATAACTTTCATAAAATGTAGTTTTAAAAAATTCCATTAAAGAATAAATCTTTTTAATATCAAAATTTTTTATATTTTGAAAATTATCAATAGCCATATCTATCCTTTTTATATATTAGCAGGTTCGTTTGAAAATCCGTTTGATAACTCTAAAGCTAATTTACTAGCTTTTTTAGCTTCTTTTTTCATAACTTCTTTATCTTCTAAGCTTTTAACAAACAAAGCACTTTTGCTTTCTTTTTTCTCTTCTTCTTCGTTTAAATCTCCGTTTAAGATTTCTTCTAAAGTTTCGTATTTCATTATTACTCCATTCATAAAAAATTACATTATACTTGAAATTATTAATTTATGTTTTTTATAAAATTTACAAAAAAGGAGAAAAATTGAAGATTATAATTGCTAGTTCAAACAAAGGAAAATTAAAGGAATTTCAAGATTTATTAAAAGGTCATGAAATATATTTAGCAAGTGATTTTGTAAAAGAATTTGATCCTATTGAAAATGGAAATAGTTTTAAGCAAAATGCAAAAATAAAAGCAAAAGCTTTATGGCAAGCTTTAGAGAATAAAGAAGATTATTGTGTAATTGCTGATGATAGTGGGCTTTGTGTTGAAGCTCTAGATAATCTTCCAGGCATTTATTCTGCTAGATTTGGTGATGATTTTGAAGGCGAGTTTGCAAATAAAGATGCTAAAAATAGAGCGAAATTAAAAAACGAACTTATAAAATTAGGGATAGATTTTAGTAAAGCAAGTTTTGTTTGTGTGCTTTGTTTTATATCTAAAGACAAAATGGAATTTGCAAAAGGGACTTGCGATGGCACTATTATTTTAAATGAAGTTGGCGAAAATGGATTTGGCTATGATAGTATGTTTATACCTTTTGGTCTTGATAAAAGTTTTGCTGAGCTAAATCAAGATGAAAAAAATAAAATAAGCCATAGATTTAAAGCTTTAGAAGAATTAAAAAAGATTTTTGATTAAATGGTGACCCCGATTGGACTTGAACCAACGACTTTTACCATGTCAAGGTAACACTCTACCACTGAGTTACGGGGTCAAATTATTAGGATTTTAACAAATCTTTATAAATATATTATTTTTTCTTGACATTTTTAAAAAAATAATATATAATGCGGTCTTTCTTATTTAACGGTTCGGGGCGTAGCGCAGTCTGGTTAGCGCACTTGGTTTGGGACCAAGGGGCCGAAGGTTCGAATCCTTTCGCCCCGACCACTTCTTTTTTTTATTTCAATGGTGAGTGTAGCTCAGTCGGTTAGAGCATCAGATTGTGGTCCTGAGGGTCGTGGGTTCGATTCCCATCACTCACCCCACTTTTGTAAAATCAAATTATAATTATTATTTTGCGTTAGTAGCTCAATGGATAGAGCAACAGACTTCGGATCTGTAGGTTGTGGGTTCGACTCCTACCTAGCGTACCACCTAAAAATATAAAAATTATTAACTCATTTATGGTTTTATTAAGCTTTATTTCATTTTATTTTGTCATATTATTTTTCACTTTACAAGTTGATATTATTTACTAGAAGTAAGCTTTAAAAAACTTTGCCTACTTATATAACAAGCTCTTTCTTTCATACAATCATTTTTAAAATACTTTTGTTTGATTGAGTTTTTTGTATTGTTATTTATTTTGTTAATTCATCTAGTGAATATATTATAAATATTCTTATAAAACTAAATAGCATAATACCTTTTATTACAAATAACAAAAGGTATTAAAGAATTTGAAATAGGAATTAAAATAGAAAATCTAAATTAATTCCTTTTAAATCAAAGTCCTTATGAAAATCATTTGGCATAGGGGTTTTAATATCGTAATCAAATATTTTAGTTCTAGCACAATGCAGCATAAGTCTTGAGCTAATTATTTTACTATATTTAACATCACCTAAAATGCCTAAACCAACGCTATTTAAATGCACTCTTATTTGGTGAGTTCTACCTGTTGCGATTTGAACTTTTAATAAAGTTTTTTTACCTTCAATTATTAGTGGCTCTAATCTAGTATAAGCGTATTTTGCATTTTCGCTATTACTTATTTTACTAAAAGCACTTTTGCCTTTTATTGTAAGTATTGGTTCATCAATTTCCATTCCTTCGCTTACGATTTTATTCGTAATTGCAAGGTAGAGTTTTTGAACTTTTTCTTTTTTATACTCATTTTTAGCAGCTTTTAAAAACTCTTCATTTTTTGCAAAAAGCACAATTCCGCTTGTATCTTTATCAAGCCTATTTAAAAGCGTGTAATTATTCTTAATATGTTCGCTTGCAATTCCTATTGGCTTATTTATTGCTAATAGATTTTCATCTTCAAACAATACACTAAGCTCTGGCTTTGCAAGTTTAAAAATCGTATTAACAGGCATAAGCCCCCTTGCGATTTCTAATCTTTTTCCACCATGCATTACTAAACCTAAATCTATTAATTCCTTAGCAGCAGAATTTGAAATACCTTCTTGGATTGCTAATAATTTATAAGCTTTATCTTGTTTCATTCATTGTCCTATCTAAAATTTCACACAAATTATCAAATGTGTAAGCTTCTTTGATTTTAGCATTTTTTATATTACTAAAATCTATTTCATCACTAATTACAACATTATCAATACATTTTAACATAGCTATTTGAGAATATATAAATTTTCCTGCCGTAATCTTGCAAAAAAAATGTGCCGGTTCAGCGAAATTATGCCCACCCACATCCACATAAGAGCCGCCTAAAATTACATAATCACTAATAGCATAAAAATTAATAAGTTCTCCTAAAGTATCAAGCAAAAATACATTTTTATCTAAATACCCATTAAAATCATCGCTGTATTTATTAAAATCCATATTCAAATTCTTTAATAAATTAGCAACTTCGCCAAATCTTTCAGGATGTCTTGGAGCTATTATTAAGCATTTATCTTTTAAAAAATTAAAATCTAATTTATTTAAAATAAGTTCTTCTTCTTTTTCATGTGTGCTTGCGATTAATACAATCTCTTTATTTTTATTTAGCACTTTTGTAACATTAGGCTTATTTGTTATTTTAATATTTGTAAAAACTTCTATATTTTTTGCACTAAATTGCTCTAAACGCTCTTTATCTTCAATGCTTTGAGCCAAAATAAAATCAAAATTACTAAAAATATTTTCATAGTATTTTTTAAATTTATAATAATTTTTAAAACTTTTTTCCTTCATTCTAGCATTAAGCAAGATTGTTTTTGCGTTATGATTTTTATATATTTTCAATAAATTAAGCCATAGTTCTGCTTCAAATACAACCAAACTTTTAGCCGGTTTTAACCAAAAAAATAAAAACAATTCATAAGGTAATAAAAAAGCATTATCATCTAATTCTTTAGCTTTTAATAAGCCTGTCTTGCTTGAGCAAGTTAGCAAAACACTAAAGCCTTTATTTTTATAATATCTAATCAAATCACTAAGTGCAACAGCTTCTCCGTAACTTGCAAAGTGAAAATGAATATCTGCTCTTTTATGCTGTTTAAATGGTAAAAATTTTTGATAAAGTTTAGAGTATTTAGCCTTAAAACTAAGAGGAATTAAGGCTAATAAAAAAAATGGATAAAGTAAAATTAAAATTAATATATATAAAAAATACATTTTTTAATTTTAATCATTACTCTTCTATATAAAGAATTCTTCCACAATGTGGGCAGTTATTAATCTCATCTCCTTTTAATACTGCACTATAAGTTTTGCTATTTAATTGCATAAAGCAACCATAACAAGCTTGTTTTTTAACAGGCACTACTGCTGTATTTTTAGCCCATTTTCTAATTTTTTCATAAAATCCGAAAACTTTATTATCAATTTCGTTAGCTAATTTATCTTTTCTTACATAAATTTCTTTTCTTTTTTCTTCAATTGCGTCAAGTGCTGATTTTTGACTAGCAATTGCTAAAGTTAAATCATCATTTAGTTTAGTTATTTCTTTTTGATTTTCTTTGATTTCATCTTTTTTAACTTCAATATTTTTTTCTATTTTAGTTATTTCATCATTTGCAGCTTCTAATTGCTCTCTTGCGATTTCTTCTTCTAATTTTAAAGCATTTGCTTCTTTTTCTGTTTTTACTAAAGCAATTTTTTTAGCTGTATCGTTTATTTTTGTAGTAAATTGAGCTATGTGATTATCTACTTTTATTTTATCTTCGTTTAATTCTTTTATACTTTCTTCTAATTTTATGTTTTTATTCTCTAAGCTTTTAATTTTGTCTTCTAAATGATTTGCTTCTTTTTTAGCACTTTCAATTTGTGGTAAAAAACTATCAATTTCTTTGTCTAATTTAGAAAGCTCTACTAATTGTGATAAGTGTTTATTCATAGTATGTCCTTAATACTCTAAAAATGGATTTTTTGAAGAGCTGATTATAATCTCTATCGGTAATTTTTGCAAACAAGATGCTAAAGAATTAGCAAAACAAACTTCGCTTTCATAATGCTTAATATCAATCAAACTTACACCATTTTCACTAAGTGCTAAAGCATCATGATACTTAATATCTCCTGTTAAAAAAATACTACTTTTCAACTCACTTGCTAAAGAAATTCCTGAACCTGTGCATACTCCCATTAATTTACTTTCTTTTAAATCTTTT
Protein-coding regions in this window:
- the rdgB gene encoding RdgB/HAM1 family non-canonical purine NTP pyrophosphatase; this translates as MKIIIASSNKGKLKEFQDLLKGHEIYLASDFVKEFDPIENGNSFKQNAKIKAKALWQALENKEDYCVIADDSGLCVEALDNLPGIYSARFGDDFEGEFANKDAKNRAKLKNELIKLGIDFSKASFVCVLCFISKDKMEFAKGTCDGTIILNEVGENGFGYDSMFIPFGLDKSFAELNQDEKNKISHRFKALEELKKIFD
- a CDS encoding RluA family pseudouridine synthase, with translation MKQDKAYKLLAIQEGISNSAAKELIDLGLVMHGGKRLEIARGLMPVNTIFKLAKPELSVLFEDENLLAINKPIGIASEHIKNNYTLLNRLDKDTSGIVLFAKNEEFLKAAKNEYKKEKVQKLYLAITNKIVSEGMEIDEPILTIKGKSAFSKISNSENAKYAYTRLEPLIIEGKKTLLKVQIATGRTHQIRVHLNSVGLGILGDVKYSKIISSRLMLHCARTKIFDYDIKTPMPNDFHKDFDLKGINLDFLF
- a CDS encoding glycosyltransferase N-terminal domain-containing protein; this encodes MYFLYILILILLYPFFLLALIPLSFKAKYSKLYQKFLPFKQHKRADIHFHFASYGEAVALSDLIRYYKNKGFSVLLTCSSKTGLLKAKELDDNAFLLPYELFLFFWLKPAKSLVVFEAELWLNLLKIYKNHNAKTILLNARMKEKSFKNYYKFKKYYENIFSNFDFILAQSIEDKERLEQFSAKNIEVFTNIKITNKPNVTKVLNKNKEIVLIASTHEKEEELILNKLDFNFLKDKCLIIAPRHPERFGEVANLLKNLNMDFNKYSDDFNGYLDKNVFLLDTLGELINFYAISDYVILGGSYVDVGGHNFAEPAHFFCKITAGKFIYSQIAMLKCIDNVVISDEIDFSNIKNAKIKEAYTFDNLCEILDRTMNETR
- a CDS encoding C4-type zinc ribbon domain-containing protein — translated: MNKHLSQLVELSKLDKEIDSFLPQIESAKKEANHLEDKIKSLENKNIKLEESIKELNEDKIKVDNHIAQFTTKINDTAKKIALVKTEKEANALKLEEEIAREQLEAANDEITKIEKNIEVKKDEIKENQKEITKLNDDLTLAIASQKSALDAIEEKRKEIYVRKDKLANEIDNKVFGFYEKIRKWAKNTAVVPVKKQACYGCFMQLNSKTYSAVLKGDEINNCPHCGRILYIEE